A single Curtobacterium sp. MCJR17_020 DNA region contains:
- the rplX gene encoding 50S ribosomal protein L24, whose translation MANIKKGDLVQVITGATQERGGDRGKQGKVIEVLKDKQRVVVEGVNFVTKHVRVGQTQRGSKTGGIEKHEASIHVSNVALVDPKTKKPTRVGFRTEEVEKGGVKKTVRVRYAKKSGETL comes from the coding sequence ATGGCGAACATCAAGAAGGGTGACCTCGTCCAGGTCATCACGGGCGCGACGCAGGAGCGTGGCGGCGACCGTGGCAAGCAGGGCAAGGTCATCGAGGTCCTCAAGGACAAGCAGCGCGTCGTCGTCGAGGGCGTGAACTTCGTCACGAAGCACGTCCGCGTCGGCCAGACGCAGCGCGGCTCGAAGACGGGTGGCATCGAGAAGCACGAAGCCTCGATCCACGTGTCGAACGTCGCTCTCGTCGACCCGAAGACGAAGAAGCCGACCCGCGTCGGCTTCCGTACCGAAGAGGTGGAGAAGGGCGGGGTCAAGAAGACCGTCCGTGTCCGCTACGCCAAGAAGTCAGGTGAGACGCTCTGA
- the rpsH gene encoding 30S ribosomal protein S8: protein MTMTDPVADMLTRLRNANSAHHDAVALPSSKLKKNIADILKREGYISEWKVEDARVGQTLTIDLKYGPERERSIAGIKRVSKPGLRVYAKSTEIPQVLGGLGVAILSTSSGLLTDREAEQKGVGGEVLAYVW from the coding sequence ATGACGATGACCGATCCGGTCGCAGACATGCTGACCAGATTGCGGAACGCGAACTCCGCGCACCACGACGCCGTCGCGCTCCCGAGCTCCAAGCTCAAGAAGAACATCGCCGACATCCTCAAGCGTGAGGGCTACATCAGCGAGTGGAAGGTGGAGGACGCCCGAGTCGGGCAGACCCTCACCATCGACCTGAAGTACGGTCCCGAGCGCGAGCGTTCGATCGCCGGCATCAAGCGCGTGTCGAAGCCGGGCCTCCGGGTCTACGCGAAGTCGACGGAGATCCCCCAGGTCCTCGGTGGCCTCGGCGTGGCGATCCTCTCGACCTCGTCCGGCCTGCTGACCGACCGCGAAGCCGAGCAGAAGGGCGTGGGTGGGGAAGTCCTCGCCTACGTGTGGTGA
- the rplE gene encoding 50S ribosomal protein L5, which produces MTDTTATTEAPKAQPRLKQKYKDEIKATLTEQFGYANVNQVPGLVKVVVNTGVGEAARDSKIIEGAIKDLTAITGQKPQVNIARKSIAQFKLREGQAIGAHVTLRGDRAWEFLDRLISLALPRIRDFRGLSDKQFDGNGNYTFGLSEQSVFHEIDQDRIDRVRGFDITVVTTAKTDDEGRALLRQLGFPFRSNEQTV; this is translated from the coding sequence ATGACTGACACGACTGCAACGACTGAGGCCCCCAAGGCCCAGCCGCGCCTCAAGCAGAAGTACAAGGACGAGATCAAGGCCACGCTCACCGAGCAGTTCGGCTACGCGAACGTCAACCAGGTCCCCGGCCTGGTCAAGGTCGTCGTGAACACCGGTGTCGGCGAGGCCGCTCGCGACTCGAAGATCATCGAGGGGGCCATCAAGGACCTCACGGCGATCACGGGTCAGAAGCCCCAGGTCAACATCGCTCGCAAGTCCATCGCGCAGTTCAAGCTGCGCGAGGGTCAGGCGATCGGTGCGCACGTCACCCTCCGTGGTGACCGCGCCTGGGAGTTCCTCGACCGCCTGATCTCCCTCGCACTGCCCCGCATCCGCGACTTCCGCGGTCTCAGCGACAAGCAGTTCGACGGGAACGGCAACTACACGTTCGGTCTCTCGGAGCAGTCCGTGTTCCACGAGATCGACCAGGACCGCATCGACCGTGTCCGCGGCTTCGACATCACTGTCGTCACCACCGCGAAGACGGACGACGAGGGACGCGCGCTGCTCCGTCAGCTCGGCTTCCCGTTCCGCTCCAACGAGCAGACGGTCTAA
- the rplN gene encoding 50S ribosomal protein L14: MIQQESRLKIADNTGAKEILTIRVLGGSGRRYAGLGDVIVATVKDAIPGGNVKKGDVVKAVIVRTKKETRRQDGSYIKFDENAAVILKADGDPRGTRIFGPVGRELRDKKFMKIISLAPEVL; encoded by the coding sequence GTGATTCAGCAGGAATCCCGCCTGAAGATCGCCGACAACACGGGTGCCAAGGAGATCTTGACCATCCGCGTGCTCGGTGGTTCGGGTCGTCGCTACGCCGGTCTCGGTGACGTCATCGTCGCCACGGTGAAGGACGCCATCCCCGGCGGCAACGTGAAGAAGGGTGACGTCGTCAAGGCGGTCATCGTTCGCACCAAGAAGGAGACCCGTCGTCAGGACGGCTCCTACATCAAGTTCGACGAGAACGCGGCAGTGATCCTCAAGGCCGACGGCGACCCGCGCGGCACGCGCATCTTCGGTCCGGTCGGTCGCGAGCTCCGAGACAAGAAGTTCATGAAGATCATCTCGCTCGCGCCGGAGGTGCTGTAA
- the rplF gene encoding 50S ribosomal protein L6: protein MSRIGRLPIDIPAGVTVSVDGQSVAVKGPKGELALVIAEPIQAKVEENQVLVTRPDDERESRSLHGLTRTLIANNIIGVTQGYTKGLEVVGTGYRVQAKGSNLEFALGYSHSITVEPPAGISFAVEGNNKVTVAGIDKQAVGEVAANIRKLRKPEPYKGKGVRYAGENVRRKAGKSGK from the coding sequence ATGTCACGAATCGGACGTCTTCCCATCGACATCCCCGCCGGCGTGACCGTCTCCGTTGACGGTCAGAGCGTGGCGGTCAAGGGCCCGAAGGGCGAGCTCGCGCTCGTCATCGCGGAGCCCATCCAGGCCAAGGTCGAGGAGAACCAGGTTCTCGTCACCCGTCCGGACGACGAGCGCGAGTCGCGTTCGCTCCACGGCCTGACCCGTACCCTCATCGCCAACAACATCATCGGCGTGACCCAGGGCTACACCAAGGGCCTCGAGGTCGTCGGCACCGGTTACCGCGTGCAGGCGAAGGGCTCGAACCTCGAGTTCGCGCTCGGGTACTCCCACTCGATCACGGTCGAGCCGCCCGCAGGCATCAGCTTCGCGGTCGAGGGCAACAACAAGGTCACGGTCGCCGGCATCGACAAGCAGGCAGTCGGCGAAGTGGCGGCGAACATCCGGAAGCTCCGGAAGCCCGAGCCGTACAAGGGCAAGGGTGTCCGTTACGCCGGCGAGAACGTGCGCCGCAAGGCCGGAAAGTCAGGTAAGTGA
- the rplR gene encoding 50S ribosomal protein L18 yields the protein MGLLKTRGKSKAAAKARRHNRLRKKITGTEARPRLAVTRSSRHVFVQVIDDAKGHTLASASTMEADLRSFDGDKTAKARRVGELLAERAKSAGVEAVVFDRGGSKYAGRVAAIADGAREGGLNL from the coding sequence ATGGGACTCCTCAAGACACGAGGCAAGAGCAAGGCGGCCGCCAAGGCGCGTCGTCACAACCGTCTCCGCAAGAAGATCACCGGCACCGAGGCTCGTCCCCGTCTCGCCGTCACCCGCTCGTCGCGTCACGTGTTCGTGCAGGTCATCGACGACGCGAAGGGTCACACCCTCGCAAGCGCCTCGACGATGGAGGCAGACCTCCGCTCGTTCGACGGCGACAAGACCGCCAAGGCCCGTCGCGTCGGTGAGCTCCTCGCCGAGCGCGCGAAGTCGGCTGGCGTCGAGGCCGTGGTCTTCGACCGCGGTGGCAGCAAGTACGCCGGTCGCGTCGCCGCGATCGCCGATGGTGCCCGTGAAGGAGGGCTGAACCTGTGA